From one Eucalyptus grandis isolate ANBG69807.140 chromosome 9, ASM1654582v1, whole genome shotgun sequence genomic stretch:
- the LOC104420550 gene encoding purple acid phosphatase 2 → MPIDSDVFRVPPGYNAPQQVHITQGDHEGKGVIVSWVTPDEPGSSVVRYWSENSEHKKTKKGKVNRYKYYNYTSGYIHHCTLNNLMYNTKYYYEVGIGHTVRQFWFMTPPEVGPDVPYTFGLIGDLGQSYDSNRTLIHYENNPQKGQAVLFVGDLSYADNYPNHDNTRWDAWARFVERSVAYQPWIWTTGNHELDFAPEIGENKPFKPFTNRYHVPYRASNSTAPFWYSIKRASAYVIVLSSYSAYGKYTPQYKWLEEELPKVNRSETPWLIVMLHSPLYNSNNYHYMEGETMRVMFEPWFVKYKVDVVLSGHVHAYERSERVSNVEYNIVNGLCVPVHDLSAPVYITIGDGGNLEGLATNMTEPQPNYSAYREASFGHAIFDIKNRTHAYYNWHRNQDGYAVEADSMWFFNRFWHPANDSTSI, encoded by the exons ATGCCAATTGATAGCGATGTTTTCCGAGTGCCTCCTGGCTATAATGCACCCCAACAG GTACACATAACACAAGGAGATCATGAGGGAAAAGGGGTGATCGTGTCATGGGTGACTCCTGATGAACCTGGGTCCAGTGTAGTGCGCTACTGGAGTGAAAACAGTGAGCACAAGAAAACTAAAAAGGGCAAAGTTAATCGTTACAAGTACTACAATTACACTTCTGGTTACATCCACCATTGCACCCTCAACAATTTGATG TACAACACCAAATACTATTATGAGGTTGGAATTGGACATACAGTCCGACAGTTCTGGTTCATGACTCCTCCGGAGGTTGGCCCTGATGTTCCATACACTTTTGGTCTCATAG GTGATCTTGGTCAGAGTTATGATTCAAACCGAACACTCATCCATTACGAAAATAATCCCCAGAAAGGACAGGCTGTATTGTTTGTTGGAGACTTGTCGTACGCTGATAATTATCCCAACCACGACAACACGAGGTGGGATGCATGGGCAAGGTTTGTCGAAAGAAGTGTAGCTTATCAACCCTGGATATGGACAACAGGAAATCACGAACTCGACTTTGCTCCCGAAATT GGAGAAAATAAACCCTTCAAGCCTTTTACGAACAGATACCACGTTCCTTATAGAGCATCAAACAGCACTGCACCGTTTTGGTACTCGATCAAGAGAGCTTCGGCTTACGTCATAGTCTTATCATCATACTCTGCATACG GTAAATATACTCCCCAGTACAAATGGCTTGAAGAAGAGCTACCGAAAGTTAACAGGTCCGAGACACCATGGCTGATTGTTATGTTGCACTCTCCGTTGTACAATAGCAACAACTATCACTACATGGAAGGAGAAACCATGAGAGTGATGTTCGAACCCTGGTTTGTAAAATACAAAGTAGATGTGGTGTTGTCAGGTCACGTCCATGCCTATGAACGATCT GAACGTGTATCCAACGTTGAATACAACATTGTGAACGGCTTGTGCGTCCCTGTTCATGATCTATCAGCTCCAGTGTACATAACAATTGGTGATGGAGGCAATCTTGAAGGTTTGGCCACCAA CATGACCGAACCCCAGCCAAATTACTCGGCCTACCGTGAAGCCAGCTTTGGGCATGCGATTTTTGATATCAAGAACCGAACACACGCATATTATAATTGGCACAGAAATCAAGATGGATATGCAGTGGAAGCCGATTCAATGTGGTTCTTCAATAGATTCTGGCATCCGGCTAATGATTCCACAAGCATTTGA